A single Candidatus Aminicenantes bacterium DNA region contains:
- a CDS encoding GIY-YIG nuclease family protein, with translation MAKLKRSGRFFVYILRCRDGTFYTGYTPDLARRLELHNSGKGARYTRSRRPVTLVWSKEYRYFKRAFLAELKIKKLKRKQKVRLIGAETRSSCCSPGRFTTFGGRQIRSKG, from the coding sequence ATGGCCAAACTGAAGCGCAGCGGCCGTTTTTTCGTCTATATCCTCCGCTGCCGGGACGGGACGTTTTACACCGGCTACACGCCCGACCTGGCCCGGCGCCTGGAGCTGCACAACTCGGGCAAAGGGGCGCGCTACACGCGCAGCCGGCGGCCGGTCACCCTGGTCTGGAGCAAGGAGTATCGCTACTTTAAGCGCGCTTTCCTCGCCGAGCTGAAGATCAAGAAACTTAAACGTAAGCAAAAAGTACGATTGATCGGCGCTGAAACAAGGTCATCCTGCTGCAGTCCAGGGCGATTCACCACCTTCGGTGGCAGACAAATTAGATCCAAAGGATAA
- a CDS encoding methylated-DNA--[protein]-cysteine S-methyltransferase: MSPLPDERAMYQALAEKDSSFEGLFFLGVRSTGIFCRPGCPARKPKRENVDFFPAAKDALLAGYRPCKRCRPMEAPGLTPPAIQRLLADIHADPEQRLKDADLRRYGLQPSQVRRWFKKHHGMTFQGFLRSLRINLALGQIHSGAKVIDSAFASGYESLSGFTGAFKKKMGRSPGQSAGAPVIVVARLLTPLGPMLAGATGAGVCLLEFSDRRMLETQLARLEKRFRARFLPGPSRHIDELQRQLNLYFEGRLREFKVPLVMAGTEFQKKVWQALLTIPYGQTRSYGQQANMIGRPRAVRAVGRANGDNRIAIVIPCHRVIGDSGRLTGYGGGLWRKRFLLDLEQKNLK; encoded by the coding sequence ATGTCGCCTCTGCCAGATGAAAGAGCCATGTACCAAGCCCTGGCCGAAAAGGACTCTTCCTTTGAGGGTTTATTTTTCCTGGGCGTGCGCAGCACCGGGATTTTCTGCCGGCCGGGCTGCCCGGCCCGGAAACCGAAAAGGGAGAACGTCGATTTTTTCCCGGCCGCCAAGGATGCGCTGCTGGCCGGCTATCGCCCCTGCAAGCGCTGCCGGCCGATGGAAGCGCCGGGCCTCACCCCGCCGGCGATCCAGCGGCTGCTGGCCGACATCCACGCCGACCCCGAGCAGCGGCTCAAGGACGCCGACCTGCGCCGTTACGGACTCCAGCCCAGCCAGGTGCGGCGCTGGTTCAAGAAGCATCACGGCATGACCTTCCAGGGCTTTCTCCGCTCGCTGCGCATCAACCTCGCCCTGGGCCAGATCCACTCTGGGGCAAAGGTGATCGACAGCGCTTTTGCCAGCGGCTACGAATCGCTGAGCGGTTTCACCGGGGCCTTCAAGAAAAAAATGGGCCGCTCGCCCGGGCAGAGCGCCGGCGCTCCGGTCATCGTCGTGGCCCGGCTGCTCACCCCACTGGGGCCGATGCTGGCCGGCGCCACCGGCGCGGGCGTCTGCCTGCTGGAATTCAGCGACCGGCGCATGCTGGAAACACAGCTCGCCCGGTTGGAAAAACGTTTCCGCGCCCGCTTCCTGCCCGGTCCGAGCCGGCACATCGACGAGCTGCAGCGCCAGCTCAACCTGTATTTCGAGGGCCGCCTGCGCGAGTTCAAGGTCCCCCTGGTCATGGCCGGCACGGAATTTCAAAAAAAGGTCTGGCAGGCCCTGCTGACCATCCCCTACGGCCAGACCCGCTCCTACGGGCAGCAGGCGAACATGATCGGCCGACCCAGGGCGGTGCGCGCCGTCGGCCGGGCCAACGGCGACAACCGCATCGCCATCGTCATCCCCTGCCACCGCGTTATCGGCGACAGCGGCCGGTTGACCGGCTACGGCGGCGGCCTGTGGCGCAAGCGCTTCCTCCTCGATTTGGAACAGAAGAATTTGAAATAA
- a CDS encoding metal-dependent hydrolase, whose protein sequence is MPLPVGHALAGIAFFETRPGLFFKSRWLDASFFIFLANLPDGDFLPGFLLGSPNRYHHGIFHSLGAALFVAVIIGWLFSRKKGHALKFFAFVFIIFCSHLLLDFFTLDFTPPYGLPLFWPFANGYHIAAHPVFINITRSPHSANFFSSLFSLHNLKAALLEIVLLGGVVLLVACIRRWANDRPGRAATRQSR, encoded by the coding sequence ATGCCGCTTCCCGTCGGACATGCATTGGCCGGGATCGCCTTCTTCGAGACCCGGCCCGGCCTGTTTTTCAAGAGCCGGTGGCTTGACGCGAGTTTCTTCATTTTCCTGGCCAACCTGCCCGACGGCGATTTTTTGCCCGGTTTCCTGCTGGGCTCTCCCAACCGCTACCACCACGGCATATTCCACAGCCTGGGGGCCGCCCTTTTTGTCGCCGTGATCATCGGCTGGCTCTTTTCCCGCAAGAAAGGTCATGCCTTGAAATTTTTCGCCTTTGTCTTCATCATATTTTGTTCGCACCTGTTGCTCGATTTCTTTACCTTGGATTTTACCCCGCCCTACGGCCTGCCCCTCTTCTGGCCCTTTGCCAACGGCTACCACATAGCCGCCCACCCTGTCTTCATCAACATCACCCGCTCCCCCCATTCGGCCAACTTCTTCTCCAGCCTGTTCAGCCTGCACAACCTCAAAGCGGCGCTGCTCGAAATCGTGCTGCTGGGAGGCGTGGTGCTGCTGGTGGCTTGCATCCGCCGCTGGGCAAATGACCGTCCCGGCCGCGCCGCCACCCGCCAGAGCCGCTGA
- a CDS encoding FAD-dependent oxidoreductase — protein sequence MSAIFRDSAAAASEKYDLIIVGGGIYGVMLALEAGKRRQRALLLEQEDFGGATSLNHLRTVHGGLRYLQSFDLPRCLESIQERRWFLANFPALVQVLPCLMPLYGRGLKRPFIMAPALVLNDLLGFNRNRGVGAQKRLPPESLLLHHGQVRGVLARDQQSGQHHEFRSPLVINAAGPWCRQLAQKFDRDYPRLFRKNLLLFNILFKRRALSEYALALNPPSPTGRRAQPPSRRDHTYFVHNWKNRLLAGTAEILVADQAENPRPEPEQIAEFIYDMNSAVPELILSEKDVEQVYSGILPATEAGTLAKHEVIIRHQDHGGPSGLFSVSGVKFTTSRLVAEKTMRRVFPGRPVREPQGPPADANSGRWVFAYDWLPGADTANAAFASLKTLAEEEAVVHLDDLIFRRSSLGENRRRVSELLPRLRPLFAWNDLRWQQESERLKKLAQPWF from the coding sequence ATGAGCGCAATTTTCCGGGACAGCGCCGCGGCCGCAAGCGAAAAATATGATTTAATTATCGTCGGCGGCGGCATCTACGGCGTCATGCTGGCCCTGGAAGCGGGAAAGCGCCGGCAGCGGGCCCTGCTGCTGGAACAGGAGGATTTCGGCGGCGCCACCAGCCTGAACCACTTGCGCACCGTCCATGGCGGCCTGCGTTACCTGCAGTCGTTCGACTTGCCGCGCTGCCTCGAATCCATCCAGGAGAGGCGCTGGTTCCTGGCCAATTTCCCGGCCCTGGTCCAGGTTCTCCCCTGCCTGATGCCCCTTTATGGCCGGGGGCTCAAACGCCCGTTCATCATGGCCCCGGCCCTGGTTTTGAACGATCTGCTGGGCTTCAACCGCAACCGGGGTGTCGGCGCCCAGAAACGCCTGCCGCCGGAAAGCCTGCTGCTGCATCACGGTCAGGTACGCGGCGTGCTGGCCAGGGACCAGCAATCGGGCCAGCACCACGAGTTCCGTTCGCCGCTGGTCATCAACGCCGCCGGCCCCTGGTGCCGGCAGCTGGCCCAGAAATTCGACCGCGATTATCCCCGTCTTTTCCGCAAAAATTTGCTCCTCTTTAATATTCTCTTTAAAAGAAGGGCCCTGAGCGAATACGCACTGGCTCTGAATCCTCCCAGCCCCACAGGAAGACGGGCGCAACCGCCCAGCCGCCGCGACCACACCTATTTCGTCCACAACTGGAAGAACCGTTTACTGGCCGGCACCGCCGAGATCCTGGTCGCCGATCAGGCGGAAAATCCCCGTCCCGAGCCGGAGCAAATCGCCGAGTTCATCTACGATATGAACAGCGCCGTGCCGGAGCTGATCCTGAGCGAAAAGGACGTCGAGCAGGTTTACTCCGGGATCCTGCCGGCCACCGAGGCCGGGACCCTGGCCAAGCACGAAGTGATCATCCGCCACCAGGACCACGGCGGCCCGTCCGGATTGTTCAGTGTTTCCGGGGTCAAGTTCACCACCTCGCGGCTGGTGGCTGAAAAAACCATGCGCCGGGTCTTTCCCGGCCGACCGGTTCGCGAGCCGCAGGGGCCTCCCGCTGACGCCAATTCGGGTCGCTGGGTATTTGCCTATGACTGGCTGCCGGGCGCGGACACCGCCAACGCGGCCTTCGCCTCGCTCAAAACCTTGGCCGAAGAGGAGGCGGTGGTGCACCTGGACGACCTCATCTTCCGCCGCTCCAGCCTGGGCGAGAACCGCCGCCGCGTCAGCGAGCTGCTTCCCCGGCTGCGGCCGCTGTTCGCCTGGAACGACCTGCGCTGGCAGCAGGAAAGCGAGCGCCTTAAAAAATTGGCGCAGCCCTGGTTCTGA